A stretch of Plasmodium knowlesi strain H genome assembly, chromosome: 1 DNA encodes these proteins:
- a CDS encoding peptidyl-prolyl cis-trans isomerase, putative, which produces MKSSRDDPIGASPNRDGQEGGNPNRESLNASSSKGEEDRTERPSSKRSKGKQVDQLIMEEADENTVIPYYLSNLLTNASNPVVFMDINLGNHFLGKFKFELFQNIVPKTSENFRQFCTGEYKVNNLPVGYKNTTFHRVIKEFMIQGGDFVNYNGSGSLSIYGENFEDENFDVKHDKEGLLSMANSGPNTNGCQFFITTKKCEWLDGKNVVFGRIIDSDSLILLKKIENVSVTPYIYKPKIPINIVECGEL; this is translated from the coding sequence ATGAAAAGCAGTAGAGATGATCCGATTGGGGCGAGCCCAAATAGGGATGGGCAAGAAGGGGGAAACCCCAACCGAGAAAGTCTCAACGCAAGTTCCTCCAAAGGGGAGGAGGATCGAACGGAGCGACCATCAAGCAAACGCAGCAAAGGCAAACAGGTCGATCAATTAATCATGGAAGAAGCAGACGAAAACACAGTCATCCCTTACTACCTATCCAACCTACTAACGAACGCATCCAACCCAGTGGTATTTATGGACATAAATCTGGGTAACCATTTCTTGGGGAAATTTAAATTCGAGCTCTTCCAAAATATTGTCCCCAAAACAAGCGAAAATTTTCGACAGTTCTGCACAGGAGAATACAAAGTAAATAACCTGCCCGTGGGATACAAAAACACCACCTTCCATAGAGTCATAAAAGAGTTCATGATTCAGGGGGGGGATTTTGTGAACTACAATGGAAGTGGCAGCTTAAGTAtttatggagaaaattttgaagatgaaaattttgatgTAAAACATGATAAAGAGGGATTACTCAGCATGGCTAATAGTGGGCCCAATACAAATGGGTGTCAGTTTTTTATTACCACGAAGAAATGTGAATGGCTGGATGGAAAGAATGTTGTTTTTGGAAGGATCATAGATAGCGACTCATTAATTTtgctgaaaaaaattgaaaacgtTTCTGTCACACCTTATATTTATAAGCCCAAAATTCCGATTAATATTGTCGAATGCGGGGAATTGTAA